A genome region from Microbacterium profundi includes the following:
- a CDS encoding type II toxin-antitoxin system VapC family toxin — protein sequence MIVDTSALLAIALKEPEAPRFIQLIREEGIAISASTLLESEIVVRARLGVDALNDLRDFLDRGPSEVVPFDARQARIASEAHARYGRGSKHPAKLNFGDCFSYALAMARDEPLLFKGDDFIHTDVRVAAP from the coding sequence ATGATCGTCGACACGTCGGCGCTGCTGGCCATCGCGCTGAAGGAGCCCGAGGCGCCCCGGTTCATTCAGTTGATTCGTGAAGAGGGCATCGCGATCTCCGCATCGACACTGTTGGAGTCGGAGATCGTCGTTCGGGCGCGTCTCGGCGTCGATGCACTGAACGACCTCCGAGATTTTCTTGACCGGGGCCCCTCTGAGGTCGTGCCCTTCGACGCTCGCCAGGCCCGCATCGCGAGCGAGGCTCACGCGCGCTATGGGCGAGGATCGAAGCATCCAGCGAAGCTCAACTTCGGCGACTGCTTCAGCTACGCGCTCGCGATGGCGCGTGACGAGCCCCTGCTGTTCAAAGGTGACGATTTCATTCACACCGACGTGCGGGTCGCCGCGCCCTGA
- a CDS encoding NUDIX hydrolase: MSVSQHPEGARAALLAAARSDSWGILPQLADPHTARESAVLILFGVLDSTPAPVIDAAVAKDLDVLLQRRASTLSSHPGQVSFPGGGRETADADFVATALREAVEETGLDPDGVEILGVLPELPLAASNHLVTPVLGWWTKPSKVAAVDHAETVEVFRVPVAQLLDPATRFTSVITRDGFRFSGPAFDVDGTIVWGFTAMVLDRLFDTCGWTVPWDESDERPVTV, from the coding sequence ATGAGTGTCTCGCAGCATCCGGAGGGCGCCCGCGCCGCGTTGCTCGCCGCCGCGCGGTCCGACAGCTGGGGCATCCTGCCGCAGCTCGCCGATCCGCACACGGCTCGAGAGTCCGCCGTCCTGATCCTGTTCGGAGTGCTCGACAGCACTCCGGCCCCGGTGATCGATGCGGCAGTCGCGAAGGATCTCGACGTGCTGCTCCAGCGACGCGCATCGACTCTGTCATCGCATCCTGGCCAGGTGTCCTTCCCCGGCGGAGGGCGCGAAACGGCCGATGCGGACTTCGTCGCCACCGCGCTGCGCGAAGCGGTAGAAGAGACCGGCCTCGACCCGGACGGGGTAGAGATCCTCGGAGTACTCCCCGAACTCCCCCTCGCAGCCAGCAACCACCTCGTCACGCCGGTGCTGGGCTGGTGGACGAAGCCGTCGAAGGTCGCCGCCGTCGACCATGCCGAGACCGTCGAGGTGTTCCGTGTGCCGGTCGCGCAGCTGCTCGACCCCGCGACGCGCTTCACCTCGGTCATCACCCGCGACGGGTTCCGCTTCAGCGGACCGGCGTTCGACGTCGATGGCACGATCGTGTGGGGATTCACGGCGATGGTGCTCGACCGCCTGTTCGACACCTGCGGGTGGACCGTGCCATGGGATGAGAGCGACGAACGTCCTGTGACCGTCTGA
- a CDS encoding uracil-xanthine permease family protein, whose product MPVWKIHGDGHTVAPGAVVKPEERLNWPATFAIGAQHIVAMFGATFLVPIITGFPVSTTLLFSGLGTLLFLLITRNRLPSYLGSSFAFLAPITAINAGQALETAQQITQALVGVLVVGVLLAGIGFLVQAVGVGWIDRFMPPVVAGSIVALIGFNLAPAAWNNFTLQPELASVTLIAVVLFSVLFRGFLGRISIFLGVIVGYVVAIFTGQVSFEGVADAAWIGLPDFHLAAVTDPMAWAFVPMFLPVALVLIAENVGHVRGVATMTNDPSINKHTGRALIADGLATTLAGGFGGSATTTYGENIGVMAATRVYSTAAYWVAGFAAILLAFSPKIGVIFNTIPPGVLGGVTTALYGLIGVIGIKIWVDNRVDFSRPVNQYTVAISFVMAVGGFAMQWGAFQLGAIVIGTVAALLVYHVGNAIARARKTGADDGGPIPAVGPLGGDPE is encoded by the coding sequence ATGCCCGTGTGGAAGATCCATGGCGACGGCCACACCGTCGCCCCCGGTGCAGTCGTCAAGCCCGAAGAGCGCCTGAACTGGCCCGCCACCTTCGCGATCGGCGCGCAGCACATCGTCGCGATGTTCGGCGCGACGTTCCTGGTGCCGATCATCACCGGCTTCCCGGTGTCGACGACGCTGCTGTTCTCGGGCCTCGGCACCCTGCTCTTCCTGCTGATCACGCGGAACCGCCTGCCCAGCTACCTGGGTTCGTCTTTCGCGTTCCTCGCCCCGATCACCGCGATCAATGCAGGGCAGGCGCTGGAGACCGCTCAGCAGATCACCCAAGCCCTCGTCGGTGTGCTCGTCGTCGGTGTGCTGCTCGCCGGCATCGGTTTTCTCGTGCAGGCCGTGGGCGTCGGGTGGATCGACCGGTTCATGCCTCCCGTCGTCGCAGGCTCCATCGTCGCTCTGATCGGCTTCAACCTCGCACCCGCCGCGTGGAACAACTTCACGCTGCAGCCCGAGCTCGCCTCTGTGACGCTCATCGCGGTAGTGCTGTTCAGCGTGCTGTTCCGCGGGTTCCTCGGGCGCATCTCGATCTTCCTGGGCGTGATCGTCGGATATGTCGTGGCGATCTTCACCGGGCAGGTCTCGTTCGAAGGCGTCGCCGACGCGGCGTGGATCGGCCTGCCTGACTTCCACCTCGCCGCGGTCACCGACCCCATGGCGTGGGCCTTCGTGCCGATGTTCCTCCCGGTCGCGCTCGTGCTCATCGCCGAGAACGTCGGGCACGTGCGTGGCGTCGCGACCATGACGAACGACCCGTCGATCAACAAGCACACCGGGCGCGCCCTCATCGCCGACGGCCTCGCCACCACGCTCGCCGGCGGCTTCGGCGGCTCGGCCACCACGACGTACGGCGAGAACATCGGCGTAATGGCCGCCACCCGCGTCTACTCCACCGCCGCGTACTGGGTGGCCGGCTTCGCCGCGATCCTGCTGGCCTTCTCGCCGAAGATCGGCGTGATCTTCAACACCATCCCGCCCGGAGTTCTCGGCGGCGTGACCACCGCGCTCTACGGCCTGATCGGCGTCATCGGCATCAAGATCTGGGTCGACAACCGCGTCGACTTCTCCCGCCCGGTCAACCAATACACCGTCGCGATCTCGTTCGTCATGGCGGTCGGCGGGTTCGCGATGCAGTGGGGCGCGTTCCAACTCGGCGCCATCGTGATCGGCACGGTCGCGGCCCTGCTGGTCTATCACGTCGGCAACGCGATCGCCCGTGCGCGCAAGACCGGAGCAGATGACGGCGGCCCCATCCCGGCCGTCGGCCCGCTGGGCGGCGACCCGGAGTAG
- a CDS encoding siderophore-interacting protein: MTTTDRPQRRPRPQIVLEVIDSIRLTPHLVRIIAGGPGIAAVEDKGFTDAYTKMQFAPAEANLTPPYDMEELRERLPVELLPSVRTYSIRRFDLDRGQIWIDFVTHGDEGVAGQWAASAKPGDPVVLGGIGGGYAPDATADWHLLVGDESAIPAISAALEAMPADAVGTVLLEVQDEAEHLALTVPEGIEVRWLHRGDREAGTTTELIDAVRALEWRSGRVQIFAHGERGAMKQLRPFLTDERGVERTQLSLSAYWAYGRREDAFQAEKREAVGQV, from the coding sequence ATGACAACCACCGATCGTCCTCAGCGGCGCCCCCGTCCTCAGATCGTGCTCGAGGTCATCGATTCCATCCGGCTGACACCCCACCTGGTGCGCATCATCGCCGGCGGACCTGGCATCGCGGCTGTCGAGGACAAGGGCTTCACCGACGCCTACACGAAGATGCAGTTCGCGCCGGCGGAGGCGAACCTGACGCCGCCGTACGACATGGAGGAGCTGCGGGAGAGGCTGCCCGTCGAACTGCTGCCGTCGGTGCGCACCTATTCGATCCGCCGTTTCGACCTCGACCGTGGACAGATCTGGATCGACTTCGTCACGCACGGCGACGAGGGGGTGGCGGGGCAGTGGGCGGCGAGCGCCAAGCCGGGCGATCCGGTGGTTCTCGGCGGTATCGGCGGCGGCTACGCACCAGACGCGACAGCGGACTGGCATCTGCTCGTCGGCGACGAATCGGCGATCCCTGCGATCTCGGCGGCGCTCGAGGCGATGCCGGCGGATGCTGTCGGCACGGTGCTGCTCGAGGTGCAGGACGAGGCCGAGCATCTCGCGCTGACCGTTCCGGAGGGGATCGAGGTGCGCTGGCTGCACCGCGGTGATCGTGAGGCCGGGACGACCACCGAGCTCATCGACGCCGTGCGAGCTCTCGAGTGGCGTTCGGGTCGGGTGCAGATCTTCGCGCACGGCGAGCGCGGCGCGATGAAGCAGCTTCGCCCGTTCCTCACCGATGAGCGCGGAGTGGAGCGCACGCAGCTCTCGCTGTCCGCGTACTGGGCCTATGGCCGCCGCGAAGACGCGTTCCAGGCGGAGAAGCGCGAGGCCGTCGGGCAGGTGTGA
- a CDS encoding acetyl/propionyl/methylcrotonyl-CoA carboxylase subunit alpha, whose protein sequence is MKKVLIANRGEIAVRVIRACAEAGYASVAVYADQDADALHVRLADEAVGLGGTTAADTYLSIAALLRAAADSGADAVHPGYGFLSESAEFARAVEGAGLVWVGPTPASIDALGDKMTARRIAQRVNAPLAAGTDQPLSGPAEAVAFAEEHGLPIAIKAAFGGGGRGLKVVRELSEVAEAFDAATREAIVAFGRGECFVERFLESPRHIEVQVLGDGQGEIVVVGDRDCSMQRRNQKLIEEAPAPGLTAAQRAEIHDAARRICAEVSYRGAGTVEFLLAADGTISFLEVNTRLQVEHPVTEEVTGVDLVAEQFRIAFGDGPSVRSTPEPRGHAFEFRINAEDPGRGFLPSPGEVSTLRIPGGPGVRWDSGIEAGDAVQSAFDSMIAKLVVHADSRDAALVRARRALRELSVEGPATVIPFDRLAVDEPEFQSATFAVHTQWIESTLLPRLEPQLRPAPVEDAALQRFPVEIDGRRVMLGVPVGLLRGFAGAAVPVDAAASVDPAELRAQAPGTLVRWLVDDGASVEEGDAVAVLDAMKMETQVSAHRAGALVHAASVGEAIAADAAIGRIG, encoded by the coding sequence ATGAAGAAGGTGCTGATCGCCAATCGCGGCGAGATCGCGGTGCGCGTGATCCGCGCATGCGCCGAGGCCGGCTACGCCTCGGTCGCCGTGTACGCCGATCAGGATGCCGACGCGCTGCACGTGCGTCTGGCCGACGAGGCGGTGGGGCTCGGAGGTACGACCGCCGCCGACACGTACCTCTCGATCGCCGCGTTGCTGCGTGCTGCCGCCGACAGCGGGGCGGATGCCGTGCACCCTGGCTATGGATTCCTCTCGGAGAGCGCGGAATTCGCCCGCGCGGTCGAGGGCGCAGGATTGGTCTGGGTCGGACCGACGCCTGCGAGCATCGACGCGCTCGGCGACAAGATGACCGCACGGCGCATCGCGCAGAGGGTGAACGCACCGCTCGCGGCAGGCACGGATCAGCCGCTCTCAGGGCCGGCCGAAGCCGTCGCGTTCGCCGAGGAGCATGGGCTGCCGATCGCGATCAAGGCCGCGTTCGGAGGCGGAGGACGCGGGCTGAAGGTCGTCCGCGAGCTGTCGGAGGTGGCAGAGGCGTTCGACGCCGCGACCCGCGAGGCGATCGTGGCGTTCGGGCGAGGGGAGTGCTTCGTGGAGCGTTTCCTCGAGAGCCCGCGGCACATCGAGGTGCAGGTGCTCGGCGACGGCCAGGGTGAGATCGTGGTCGTCGGCGACCGCGACTGCTCGATGCAGCGACGCAATCAGAAGCTGATCGAAGAGGCTCCGGCGCCCGGGCTGACCGCTGCGCAGCGCGCCGAGATCCACGACGCCGCGCGCCGGATCTGCGCCGAGGTCTCTTACCGCGGGGCGGGAACCGTCGAGTTCCTGCTCGCCGCGGACGGCACGATCTCGTTCCTCGAGGTGAACACGCGGCTGCAGGTCGAGCATCCGGTGACCGAGGAGGTCACGGGTGTCGACCTGGTGGCCGAGCAGTTCCGGATCGCGTTCGGGGACGGGCCGTCTGTCCGTTCGACGCCCGAGCCGCGGGGGCATGCGTTCGAGTTCCGGATCAACGCGGAGGATCCCGGTCGCGGGTTCCTGCCCAGCCCCGGTGAGGTGTCGACTCTGCGGATTCCCGGCGGACCAGGCGTGCGGTGGGACAGCGGGATCGAAGCGGGGGATGCCGTGCAGTCGGCGTTCGATTCGATGATCGCGAAGCTCGTCGTGCATGCGGATTCGCGGGATGCCGCGCTGGTGCGCGCGCGCCGTGCCCTGCGTGAGCTGTCGGTCGAGGGGCCGGCGACCGTCATCCCGTTCGATCGCCTGGCCGTCGACGAGCCGGAGTTCCAGAGCGCGACGTTCGCCGTGCACACGCAGTGGATCGAGAGCACCCTGTTGCCGCGGCTGGAGCCGCAGCTGCGACCGGCGCCCGTCGAGGATGCTGCGCTGCAGCGCTTCCCCGTCGAGATCGACGGGCGTCGCGTGATGCTCGGAGTGCCCGTGGGGTTGCTGCGAGGGTTCGCAGGTGCGGCCGTGCCGGTGGATGCTGCGGCATCCGTTGATCCCGCCGAGTTGCGGGCGCAGGCTCCCGGCACGCTGGTGCGGTGGCTCGTGGATGACGGAGCTTCCGTCGAGGAGGGGGATGCCGTCGCCGTGCTCGACGCGATGAAGATGGAGACGCAGGTCAGCGCACATCGTGCCGGCGCGCTGGTGCACGCGGCATCCGTCGGGGAGGCGATCGCCGCTGATGCTGCGATCGGCCGTATCGGCTGA
- a CDS encoding DUF2442 domain-containing protein, whose amino-acid sequence MSTSVDGAVVIDVVVDDEEVRVRVKDGRTVSAPLSWFPLLSAASPTQRSDWRLIGEGEGIHWPQLDEDISVAALLHGHDR is encoded by the coding sequence ATGAGCACTTCCGTTGATGGCGCTGTCGTTATCGATGTGGTGGTTGACGACGAAGAGGTGCGCGTGCGGGTGAAGGACGGTCGCACTGTCAGCGCCCCGCTGAGTTGGTTCCCGCTACTCTCTGCCGCGAGCCCGACCCAGCGTTCGGACTGGCGCCTGATCGGTGAAGGCGAAGGAATCCACTGGCCTCAGCTCGATGAAGACATCTCGGTCGCTGCGTTGCTGCACGGGCACGATCGATAG
- a CDS encoding phosphoribosylaminoimidazolesuccinocarboxamide synthase — MSDALNIPGWRHLYSGKVRDLYASQDPADTRILVVASDRVSAFDFVLSPGIPDKGALLTTLSRWWFAQLDFPNHLAEGEIPDAVADRAMLAQSLEMLPIECVVRGYITGTGWAEYQQSGTVCGIPLPSGLENGDRLPKPLFTPAYKAPMGEHDENITFERVVELVGAERATELRDTSLAIYAKAAAIAEQHGLILADTKFEFGTDADGILRLADEVLTSDSSRYWDAATWESGTTPTERMASFDKQIVRDWLASNWDKQGEPPALPDEIVERTADRYRELIERLTA; from the coding sequence ATGAGCGATGCACTGAACATCCCCGGCTGGCGTCACCTCTACTCGGGAAAGGTCCGCGACCTCTACGCATCGCAGGATCCCGCCGACACCCGCATCCTCGTCGTCGCGAGCGACCGGGTCAGCGCGTTCGACTTCGTGCTCTCCCCCGGCATCCCTGATAAGGGTGCGCTGCTGACAACGCTCAGCCGATGGTGGTTCGCCCAGCTCGACTTCCCGAATCATCTTGCAGAGGGCGAGATTCCGGATGCTGTCGCCGACCGCGCCATGCTCGCGCAGTCGCTGGAGATGCTGCCGATCGAGTGCGTCGTCCGCGGATACATCACCGGCACCGGATGGGCCGAGTACCAGCAGAGCGGAACCGTGTGCGGCATCCCGCTGCCCTCGGGGCTCGAGAACGGCGACCGTCTTCCCAAGCCGCTGTTCACCCCCGCGTACAAGGCACCGATGGGCGAGCACGACGAGAACATCACCTTCGAACGCGTCGTCGAACTGGTCGGCGCCGAGCGCGCGACCGAACTGCGCGACACCTCGCTCGCGATCTACGCGAAGGCAGCGGCGATCGCCGAGCAGCACGGGCTGATCCTCGCGGACACCAAGTTCGAGTTCGGAACGGATGCCGACGGCATCCTGCGCCTGGCCGACGAGGTGCTCACGAGCGACTCGTCGCGCTATTGGGATGCTGCGACATGGGAGTCCGGAACGACCCCGACCGAGCGCATGGCGAGCTTCGACAAGCAGATCGTCCGCGACTGGCTGGCATCGAACTGGGACAAGCAGGGCGAGCCGCCCGCGCTGCCGGACGAGATCGTCGAGCGCACGGCCGACCGTTACCGCGAACTCATCGAACGCCTTACGGCGTGA
- the purD gene encoding phosphoribosylamine--glycine ligase: MKILVLGSGAREHAIILALKAESEQAGGAKHEIVAAPGNAGIAQDAALATVDQLDGGAVTTFANENGIDLVVIGPEAPLVAGVADALRERGIPVFGPGRAAAQLEGSKAFAKRVMEAASVPTGRAVRAASVSDVEKAFDDLGAPYVVKADGLAAGKGVIVTSDRAEALTHASHYLPQGPVLIEEFLSGPEVSLFFLSDGDTVRALSPAQDFKRAFDGDEGPNTGGMGAYSPLPWLDEQFGSEQAFVQQVTDQVALPVIRQLDAEGTPFIGLLYAGLILTDKGIKVIEFNARFGDPETQVVLPRLVTPLSELLFAAASGTLEDQPDPVFSGDVAITVVLASEGYPEAPQTGRQISGLSDAASVEGVRIVHAATAGPDAPGGDLLATGGRVLNVVAVGSDFAVARTQAYDAIGRIGLDGAHFRSDIAARVAE; this comes from the coding sequence GTGAAGATCCTCGTCCTCGGTTCCGGTGCCCGTGAGCACGCGATCATCCTCGCCCTGAAGGCAGAGTCAGAGCAGGCGGGCGGTGCGAAGCACGAGATCGTCGCCGCGCCGGGCAACGCGGGGATCGCGCAGGATGCCGCGCTCGCCACCGTGGACCAGCTCGACGGCGGCGCGGTCACGACCTTCGCGAACGAGAACGGGATCGACCTCGTCGTCATCGGCCCGGAGGCTCCACTCGTCGCCGGTGTCGCGGATGCACTGCGCGAACGCGGCATCCCGGTGTTCGGCCCCGGCAGGGCCGCCGCGCAGCTGGAGGGCTCGAAGGCCTTCGCGAAGCGCGTGATGGAAGCGGCATCAGTGCCGACCGGACGCGCCGTGCGCGCAGCATCCGTCTCCGACGTCGAGAAGGCGTTCGACGATCTGGGCGCACCGTACGTCGTGAAGGCCGATGGCCTCGCGGCCGGCAAGGGCGTCATCGTCACGTCGGACCGCGCCGAGGCACTCACCCACGCATCGCACTACCTTCCGCAGGGACCGGTGCTGATCGAGGAATTCCTCTCAGGTCCCGAGGTGTCGCTGTTCTTCCTCTCCGACGGTGACACCGTGCGCGCACTCAGCCCTGCACAGGACTTCAAGCGCGCCTTCGACGGCGACGAAGGCCCCAACACCGGCGGCATGGGCGCGTATTCGCCACTGCCGTGGCTCGACGAGCAGTTCGGCAGCGAGCAGGCTTTCGTGCAGCAGGTCACCGACCAGGTCGCGCTGCCGGTGATCCGCCAGCTGGATGCCGAGGGCACACCGTTCATCGGGCTCCTCTACGCGGGACTCATCCTCACCGACAAGGGCATCAAGGTCATCGAGTTCAATGCCCGCTTCGGCGATCCTGAGACCCAGGTCGTGCTGCCGCGTCTGGTGACCCCGCTGTCCGAGTTGCTGTTCGCCGCGGCATCCGGAACTCTCGAAGACCAGCCGGACCCCGTGTTCTCGGGCGACGTCGCGATCACCGTCGTGCTCGCGAGCGAGGGCTATCCCGAGGCGCCGCAGACCGGCCGCCAGATCTCAGGGCTGTCGGATGCCGCGAGCGTCGAGGGCGTGCGGATCGTCCACGCAGCCACCGCCGGACCGGATGCTCCAGGCGGCGATCTGCTCGCCACCGGAGGCCGCGTGCTGAACGTGGTCGCCGTCGGATCAGACTTCGCCGTGGCCCGCACCCAGGCCTACGACGCGATCGGCCGCATCGGCCTGGACGGTGCGCACTTCCGCAGCGACATCGCCGCCCGCGTCGCGGAGTAG
- a CDS encoding type II toxin-antitoxin system VapB family antitoxin, whose translation MSLNIKNERVHEMVRRLAELTGQSQTSAVEDAVRRRLEEMGEAAEGAEQRRREEFDAALKRLQSHTPIGPTYEEIMDDMYDELGLPR comes from the coding sequence ATGAGCCTCAACATCAAGAACGAACGGGTGCACGAGATGGTGCGCCGGCTCGCCGAGCTCACCGGGCAGAGTCAGACGAGTGCGGTTGAGGATGCTGTGCGGCGAAGGCTGGAAGAAATGGGCGAGGCGGCGGAAGGCGCGGAGCAGCGACGACGCGAAGAATTCGACGCGGCGCTGAAGAGGCTTCAGTCCCACACGCCGATCGGACCAACGTATGAAGAGATCATGGATGACATGTACGACGAGCTCGGCCTACCGCGATGA
- a CDS encoding sterol carrier family protein: protein MARKIDVSDGRDALDAVRVSRTADTKPARTALATAVRYLLQLLDEKAPGNSVEVRVPPFGAVQVVQGPRHTRGTPPNVIEMDAATWIDLATGVETWEEVVAAGRVQASGTRADLSDLMPLRP from the coding sequence GTGGCCAGGAAGATCGATGTGAGCGACGGGCGCGACGCGCTGGATGCTGTGCGCGTGTCCCGCACCGCGGACACGAAGCCAGCGCGCACCGCGCTCGCGACGGCCGTGCGCTACCTGCTGCAGCTGCTCGATGAGAAGGCGCCTGGCAACAGCGTCGAGGTGCGGGTGCCGCCGTTCGGCGCGGTGCAGGTCGTGCAGGGTCCCCGCCATACTCGAGGCACGCCGCCGAATGTCATCGAGATGGATGCCGCGACCTGGATCGATCTCGCCACGGGTGTCGAGACCTGGGAAGAGGTCGTCGCCGCAGGTCGCGTGCAGGCATCCGGCACGCGCGCAGATCTGTCGGATCTGATGCCCTTGCGTCCGTAG
- a CDS encoding DHA2 family efflux MFS transporter permease subunit, whose product MVIGFFMILVDTTIVGVANPAIKEALDPTSNSLDRVVWVTSAYLLAYAVPLLITGRLGDRFGPKNLYLIGLAVFTLASLWCGLSTTLDGLIWARAVQGLGAALLTPQTMAVITRTFPPERRGAAMGLWGAASGVAMLVGPLAGGFLVDGLGWEWIFFINLPVGVIGFILACILVPKLQTHKHRFDVPGVFLSAIALFLIVFGLQEAEAYDWGVIWGPISVWSLIITGVVVLVLFLWYQSRTKNEPLVPLELFRNRNFAWSNITIAIVGFTVTAQGLPLMFFLQLARGLTPTESALLLIPMAIAAGVISPFAGKLLDRIDPRLMLVPGLLLVSISLFLFATMMNTEIPIGWLLVPSLILGFGNAGMWGPLATTATRDLPPRQAGAGSGIYNTMRTVGSVLGSAAIAAFMQNRLETNLPGASDATGGFGGGQMPDAVAGPFADAMAQTMLLPAAVILLGVAAMLVLRRPKHLAARASRASRTDRGGVA is encoded by the coding sequence ATGGTCATCGGATTCTTCATGATCCTCGTCGACACGACCATCGTCGGGGTCGCGAACCCTGCGATCAAGGAAGCGCTGGATCCGACCTCGAACAGTCTCGACCGCGTCGTGTGGGTGACGAGTGCCTACCTGCTCGCCTATGCGGTGCCGCTGCTGATCACCGGACGGCTGGGCGACCGCTTCGGACCGAAGAACCTCTACCTCATCGGCCTCGCAGTGTTCACGCTCGCCTCGCTGTGGTGCGGTCTGTCGACGACATTGGACGGCCTCATCTGGGCTCGCGCCGTTCAGGGACTCGGTGCGGCGCTGCTGACGCCGCAGACGATGGCGGTCATCACCCGCACCTTCCCGCCGGAGCGCCGCGGCGCGGCGATGGGGCTGTGGGGCGCAGCATCCGGCGTCGCCATGCTCGTCGGGCCGCTCGCCGGCGGATTCCTCGTCGACGGTCTCGGCTGGGAATGGATCTTCTTCATCAACCTGCCGGTCGGTGTCATCGGGTTCATCCTGGCGTGCATCCTCGTGCCGAAGCTGCAGACGCACAAGCACCGCTTCGACGTGCCAGGCGTCTTCCTCAGCGCGATCGCCCTGTTCCTCATCGTCTTCGGACTGCAGGAGGCGGAGGCGTACGACTGGGGCGTCATCTGGGGTCCGATCTCGGTGTGGAGCCTGATCATCACCGGCGTCGTCGTGCTGGTGCTCTTCCTCTGGTACCAGTCGCGCACGAAGAACGAGCCCCTCGTCCCGCTGGAGCTGTTCCGCAACCGCAACTTCGCCTGGTCGAACATCACGATCGCGATCGTCGGATTCACGGTGACCGCGCAGGGGCTGCCGCTGATGTTCTTCCTGCAGCTCGCTCGCGGGCTGACTCCGACCGAATCCGCCCTGTTGCTGATTCCGATGGCGATCGCTGCCGGCGTCATCTCCCCGTTCGCCGGCAAGCTGCTCGATCGGATCGACCCGCGCCTCATGCTCGTGCCGGGGCTGCTGCTCGTATCGATCTCGCTGTTCCTGTTCGCCACGATGATGAACACCGAGATCCCTATCGGCTGGTTGCTGGTCCCGTCGCTGATCCTCGGGTTCGGCAACGCGGGTATGTGGGGTCCGCTCGCCACGACTGCCACCCGTGACCTGCCGCCGCGTCAGGCCGGCGCAGGTTCGGGCATCTACAACACGATGCGCACAGTGGGCTCGGTTCTCGGCTCGGCCGCGATCGCCGCATTCATGCAGAACCGCCTCGAGACGAACCTGCCCGGCGCTTCGGATGCCACGGGTGGATTCGGTGGGGGTCAGATGCCGGATGCTGTCGCCGGGCCGTTCGCGGATGCGATGGCGCAGACCATGCTGCTGCCCGCGGCCGTCATCCTGCTGGGCGTCGCCGCCATGCTGGTGCTGCGTCGGCCGAAGCACCTGGCCGCGCGCGCGTCGCGGGCATCGCGAACAGATCGAGGAGGCGTGGCATGA